The following proteins are encoded in a genomic region of Sorangiineae bacterium MSr12523:
- the mfd gene encoding transcription-repair coupling factor: protein MDLPEVPLEPILPPEGVVASRLREVVARAFAIRDSRFANRESASSGTRLDVAGVKGCAGAALVAALADTGKKRIVFVTADLDGARRAAQDCGFLLRGAPDDESAEEAALGDVLLFASHESSPYAEVNPDRRAAMSRMATLFHLAHLPWRVLAIPASALVRKVVPADAIGRATAKIVAEEELDRDALVAKLAEAGYLRVPVVEDPGSFAVRGALVDVWPPSSDAPMRIELYGDLVVSIKAFDPYEQRTVKVNGQDVTFPHVWLPPAREAVLTRETTAHAREKVVHLADAIDWPTTKTRALTEDVVSGRGFFGADGFLPAYYPELVPLISYLGEDTLVVLEDPAAITTAVREELARADEDAASHGSRPHFPPTAFYIDEARAAEEIARRGVVTLHATPVLGQTEGEGLATFQTATNALDLAARDHDDLSRAVKTARSSKGKSATLAPLVRRIRYWREHGLRVFLTARAQTQAERLTSLLHHQGITCRAKLGTFDPAWLAEPDSADAEMAQIVVGPLSRGGLLPAEGIVIVTEEEIFGARAHRRKERRAADPTRPFLEDLRNLDVGDYVVHVEHGIGRYLGLVHKAVGGLTVDLLVVEYGGGDKLYLPAYRLNQIQKYSGGENSQPKVDRLGGSTFSRTKARVQKAVRQMADELLRLYAERKAQPGVSMPAIDDDYRAFEATFPFDETPDQARAIAEVNRDLDEPRPMDRLVCGDVGFGKTEIALRAAFRVAMTGKQVALLCPTTVLAQQHFRTFEARMRDYPITLASMSRFQTKKEQDETVARLKDGKVDIVIGTHRLLSKDIHFKDLGLLVVDEEQRFGVTHKERIKQIRTQVDVLTLTATPIPRTLQMAVSGLRDLSLITTPPIDRRAVRTLVTRYDEQVLREAVTRELSRGGQVFYVYNRIEGLYERAGRLQELVPQARIAVAHGQMAKGGTAQETGALEQTMFDFVEGRYDVLAATAIVESGLDIPRANTIIIDRADLFGLAQLYQLRGRVGRSKERAYCYLVVPELEKMTDEARARIEALERHTELGSGFQIASLDLELRGAGDLLGGEQSGNVASVGFDLFCQMLEEAVHELRGEPVVHEVDPELSFDVPALLPEDYVSDVGVRLSLYKRLASALDESHVSEIAEEMEDRFGPPPDDARRLVQLMAIKTELRRLRALGCEANAQTVTLHLREDTPLDPKKILDLVRAKRSPYRLTPDMRLSRRFDGNGNGLTNAEALLHDLSKCLKD from the coding sequence GTGGATCTGCCGGAAGTCCCGCTCGAACCGATCCTGCCGCCGGAGGGCGTGGTGGCCTCGCGCCTGCGGGAGGTGGTGGCCCGCGCATTCGCGATTCGCGATTCGCGATTCGCGAATCGCGAATCCGCCAGCAGCGGAACCCGGCTCGATGTCGCGGGGGTCAAAGGCTGCGCGGGCGCCGCGCTGGTCGCGGCCCTGGCGGACACGGGAAAAAAGCGCATCGTCTTCGTCACGGCCGATCTCGACGGCGCGCGCCGGGCCGCGCAAGACTGCGGCTTCCTCCTGCGCGGCGCCCCCGACGACGAGAGCGCGGAAGAAGCCGCACTGGGCGACGTGCTCTTGTTCGCAAGCCACGAGTCCTCGCCGTACGCCGAGGTGAACCCCGATCGCCGCGCGGCCATGAGCCGCATGGCCACGTTGTTCCATTTGGCACACTTGCCGTGGCGCGTGCTCGCCATCCCCGCGAGCGCGCTGGTGCGGAAGGTCGTCCCGGCGGACGCCATCGGCCGGGCCACCGCGAAGATCGTCGCCGAGGAGGAGCTCGATCGTGACGCGCTCGTCGCGAAGCTCGCCGAGGCGGGCTACCTGCGCGTTCCCGTCGTGGAAGATCCCGGCTCGTTCGCCGTTCGCGGCGCCTTGGTCGACGTGTGGCCTCCGAGCAGCGACGCGCCCATGCGCATCGAGCTGTACGGCGACCTCGTCGTGTCGATCAAGGCGTTCGACCCCTACGAGCAGCGCACCGTCAAGGTGAACGGCCAAGACGTCACCTTCCCCCACGTGTGGCTCCCGCCCGCGCGCGAGGCCGTGCTCACGCGCGAAACCACCGCCCACGCGCGCGAAAAGGTCGTGCACCTGGCCGACGCCATCGATTGGCCCACCACGAAGACGCGCGCGCTCACCGAGGACGTGGTGAGCGGTCGCGGCTTCTTCGGCGCCGACGGCTTTCTCCCGGCGTATTACCCCGAGCTGGTCCCGCTGATCTCGTACCTCGGCGAGGACACGCTCGTCGTCCTCGAGGACCCCGCGGCCATCACCACCGCCGTGCGCGAAGAGCTCGCGCGCGCCGACGAAGACGCGGCGAGCCATGGCTCGAGACCGCACTTCCCACCGACGGCGTTCTACATCGACGAAGCGCGCGCGGCCGAGGAGATCGCGCGCCGCGGGGTCGTCACCTTGCATGCCACGCCGGTGCTCGGTCAGACCGAGGGCGAGGGCCTCGCGACCTTCCAGACCGCCACGAACGCGCTCGATCTCGCGGCGCGCGATCACGACGATCTGTCGCGGGCCGTGAAAACGGCGCGCTCTTCCAAGGGAAAATCCGCCACGCTCGCCCCGCTGGTGCGGCGCATTCGCTACTGGCGCGAGCACGGCCTGCGCGTCTTCCTCACGGCGCGCGCGCAGACGCAGGCCGAGCGCCTCACGTCGCTCTTGCACCACCAAGGCATCACGTGCCGCGCCAAACTCGGCACCTTCGACCCCGCATGGCTCGCCGAGCCCGATAGCGCCGATGCGGAGATGGCCCAAATCGTCGTGGGCCCCCTGTCGCGCGGAGGCTTGCTCCCCGCCGAGGGCATCGTCATCGTCACCGAGGAGGAAATCTTCGGCGCCCGCGCCCACCGCCGCAAAGAGCGGCGCGCCGCCGATCCTACGCGCCCCTTCCTCGAGGATCTGCGAAACCTCGACGTGGGCGACTACGTCGTGCACGTGGAGCACGGCATCGGGCGCTACCTCGGCCTGGTGCACAAGGCGGTGGGCGGCCTCACCGTCGACCTGCTCGTGGTCGAATACGGCGGCGGCGACAAGCTGTACCTGCCCGCGTACCGGCTCAATCAGATCCAGAAATACTCCGGCGGCGAAAATTCGCAGCCCAAGGTCGATCGCCTCGGCGGCAGCACCTTCAGCCGCACCAAGGCGCGCGTGCAAAAGGCCGTGCGGCAGATGGCCGACGAGCTATTGCGCCTCTACGCCGAGCGCAAAGCGCAGCCCGGCGTCTCGATGCCGGCCATCGATGACGACTACCGCGCCTTCGAGGCCACGTTCCCCTTCGATGAAACGCCGGACCAAGCCCGCGCCATCGCCGAGGTGAACCGCGATCTCGACGAACCGCGCCCGATGGATCGCCTGGTGTGCGGCGACGTCGGCTTCGGAAAAACGGAAATCGCGCTGCGTGCGGCCTTCCGCGTGGCCATGACGGGCAAGCAGGTCGCCCTCCTGTGCCCCACCACGGTGCTTGCGCAGCAGCACTTTCGCACCTTCGAGGCGCGGATGCGCGACTACCCCATCACGCTCGCATCGATGAGCCGCTTCCAGACGAAGAAGGAGCAAGACGAGACCGTCGCGCGCCTCAAGGACGGCAAGGTCGACATCGTCATCGGCACGCACCGGCTGCTCTCGAAGGACATCCACTTCAAAGATTTGGGCCTGCTCGTCGTCGACGAAGAGCAGCGCTTCGGCGTCACCCACAAAGAGCGCATCAAACAGATCCGCACCCAAGTGGACGTGTTGACCCTCACGGCCACGCCGATCCCGCGCACCTTGCAGATGGCCGTCAGCGGTTTGCGCGATCTCTCGCTCATCACCACGCCGCCCATCGACCGCCGCGCGGTGCGCACCTTGGTCACACGCTACGACGAGCAGGTGCTGCGCGAGGCCGTCACGCGCGAGCTTTCCCGCGGCGGGCAGGTTTTCTACGTCTACAACCGCATCGAGGGCCTCTACGAACGCGCCGGGCGGCTGCAAGAGCTCGTACCTCAAGCCCGCATCGCGGTGGCCCATGGTCAGATGGCCAAGGGCGGCACGGCGCAGGAAACGGGTGCGCTCGAGCAGACCATGTTCGACTTCGTCGAGGGCCGCTACGACGTGCTCGCAGCCACGGCCATCGTGGAGAGTGGCCTCGACATCCCGCGCGCGAACACGATCATCATCGACCGCGCGGATCTGTTCGGCTTGGCGCAGCTTTACCAACTTCGCGGTCGTGTAGGTCGATCCAAGGAGCGCGCCTACTGCTACCTCGTGGTGCCCGAGCTGGAAAAAATGACCGACGAAGCACGCGCGCGCATCGAGGCGCTCGAGCGGCACACGGAGCTCGGCAGCGGCTTCCAAATCGCCTCGCTCGACCTGGAGCTGCGCGGCGCGGGCGATCTGCTCGGCGGCGAGCAATCGGGCAATGTGGCCAGCGTCGGGTTCGACTTGTTCTGCCAGATGCTCGAAGAAGCCGTGCACGAATTGCGCGGCGAGCCGGTGGTGCACGAGGTCGATCCCGAGTTGTCCTTCGACGTTCCTGCACTCCTACCGGAAGATTACGTCAGCGACGTTGGCGTACGCCTCTCGCTCTACAAGCGCCTGGCCAGTGCCCTCGACGAATCGCACGTGTCCGAGATTGCCGAAGAAATGGAGGACCGCTTTGGACCTCCGCCGGACGATGCGCGGCGTTTGGTGCAATTAATGGCCATCAAAACCGAACTGCGGCGCCTGCGCGCGCTGGGCTGCGAGGCCAATGCCCAAACCGTGACCTTGCACCTGCGCGAGGACACGCCGCTCGACCCGAAAAAGATCCTCGATTTGGTGCGTGCGAAGCGCAGCCCCTACCGGCTCACGCCCGACATGCGGCTCTCGCGTCGTTTCGACGGCAATGGCAATGGCCTCACCAACGCCGAGGCCCTGCTGCACGATTTGAGCAAGTGCCTAAAAGATTAG
- a CDS encoding serine/threonine protein kinase, whose amino-acid sequence MNSPEQGSQGLVGQTIAGRYNVIRVLGEGGMGVVYVGEQKLGATTRKVAIKTLHPHLSHDPKILARFERECGTIAELQHPNTIQVYDFGKTDDGTLYIVMEYVEGKSVAEVLEKEGPMAPTRVEKILSQVVGSLEEAHTHDIVHRDLKPENVVLCDRAGQKDWVEVLDFGIAKRQKEEDSEERKLTQAGMVLGTPPYMSPEQFTGRPIDARSDIYSLGIMAYEMLTGRLPFNGNTAYEWATAHMVQAPAPIETQPMGQRVPQAMRDAVQRALAKDPGQRFSTVREFYNAFTGQPQAPAGFAYAQTAALGAQQAPAAGYEQGRPAGGYGGTAPGVSAGYVTGPTPGYSTGDVPQQRRGTEIGAQVDAPGYGPPPGGAPQYGPPPNQGYGPPPAQPVVPAYHPSSETASGGGARKGLIIGGLVAALAVCGVAVAAGMGAFSGGSKGADSTEPLFPSASTAATTPPPQPSETPSATPTTTTPPSTGAGLPPLRQERPEPPRERPPTTSTRKDASAPTAQPPPQQPQQPLPPPPPYQPPVQPPATQPPPPPQQPGRPGEPAECAAARTWCARAATDPRAVPFCNSKTAACRAQGGTL is encoded by the coding sequence GTGAATTCGCCGGAACAAGGCTCACAGGGACTCGTCGGTCAGACCATCGCGGGACGCTACAACGTCATTCGCGTCCTCGGCGAAGGCGGCATGGGGGTCGTCTACGTGGGCGAGCAGAAGCTCGGCGCGACGACCCGCAAGGTCGCCATCAAGACGCTGCATCCGCATCTGTCGCACGATCCGAAGATTTTGGCCCGGTTCGAGCGCGAGTGCGGCACCATCGCCGAGCTTCAGCACCCGAATACGATTCAGGTCTACGACTTCGGCAAGACCGACGACGGCACGCTCTACATCGTGATGGAGTACGTCGAGGGCAAGAGCGTGGCCGAGGTCCTCGAAAAAGAAGGACCCATGGCGCCCACCCGCGTGGAGAAGATCCTCTCGCAGGTCGTCGGCTCCCTCGAGGAAGCGCATACGCACGACATCGTGCACCGCGACCTGAAGCCAGAAAACGTGGTCCTTTGCGATCGCGCCGGCCAGAAGGATTGGGTCGAGGTGCTCGACTTCGGCATCGCCAAGCGGCAGAAGGAAGAGGACAGCGAAGAGCGCAAGCTCACGCAGGCCGGCATGGTGCTGGGCACTCCGCCGTATATGAGCCCCGAGCAGTTCACGGGGCGGCCCATCGATGCGCGCAGCGACATTTATTCGCTGGGCATCATGGCCTACGAGATGCTCACGGGGCGTCTGCCCTTCAACGGCAACACGGCCTACGAATGGGCCACCGCGCACATGGTGCAGGCGCCCGCGCCCATCGAGACGCAGCCCATGGGCCAGCGCGTTCCGCAGGCGATGCGCGATGCCGTTCAGCGCGCGCTCGCGAAAGATCCCGGGCAGCGCTTCTCCACGGTGCGCGAGTTCTACAATGCCTTCACCGGGCAGCCGCAAGCGCCTGCCGGCTTTGCCTACGCGCAGACCGCAGCCCTCGGGGCTCAACAGGCGCCTGCCGCGGGTTACGAGCAGGGGCGTCCAGCGGGTGGATACGGCGGTACGGCACCGGGGGTGTCGGCGGGCTATGTGACGGGGCCTACGCCGGGGTACAGCACGGGCGACGTTCCGCAGCAGCGCCGCGGCACCGAGATTGGCGCGCAAGTGGACGCGCCGGGGTATGGGCCGCCGCCGGGCGGTGCGCCGCAGTACGGTCCGCCGCCGAATCAGGGCTACGGTCCGCCGCCGGCGCAACCGGTGGTGCCGGCGTACCATCCGTCGTCGGAGACCGCTTCCGGGGGTGGGGCGCGCAAAGGGCTCATCATCGGTGGCTTGGTCGCGGCCCTCGCGGTGTGCGGCGTCGCCGTGGCTGCGGGTATGGGAGCCTTCAGCGGCGGCAGCAAGGGGGCCGATAGCACCGAGCCTCTCTTTCCGTCGGCGAGCACCGCGGCGACCACACCGCCGCCGCAGCCCAGCGAGACCCCATCGGCCACGCCGACGACCACGACGCCGCCGAGCACGGGGGCGGGTCTTCCTCCGCTCCGGCAGGAGAGGCCCGAGCCTCCGAGGGAAAGACCGCCGACCACCAGTACGAGGAAGGACGCCTCGGCGCCCACTGCGCAGCCGCCTCCCCAGCAGCCGCAGCAGCCCTTGCCTCCGCCGCCCCCCTACCAGCCGCCTGTCCAGCCGCCGGCGACGCAACCACCGCCGCCGCCCCAGCAGCCGGGAAGACCGGGAGAGCCCGCGGAATGCGCAGCGGCACGAACTTGGTGCGCGCGCGCCGCGACGGATCCGAGGGCGGTTCCGTTCTGCAACAGCAAGACGGCCGCGTGCCGAGCCCAGGGAGGTACTCTGTGA
- a CDS encoding RluA family pseudouridine synthase has protein sequence MRWIVREGDPKTVDAIVRAAGGDARAIADGRVFVGRRRATRGEEPVRVGDEVRIAAPRAARTTSKGDDVRLLHRTRDWLALEKPAGIPTIPDHGGAEGSLLAHAARLAKMDPSAVHPTSRLDREVGGVVVFALTARARDQAKRARDEGRYERRYVAIAAQAPDPEEGTWTFPIGRAADPRHRAVNGKDATHAETVYRTVARAGAFALLAIAPRTGRTHQIRVHASHAGAALLGDRVYGTGSRLRLPSGQVHEVSQVALFAAWVRLDGVLDVRVGPSPGERKLRDLWTTLGGDAGAWDIAVSCVLGRPSS, from the coding sequence ATGCGGTGGATCGTGCGCGAAGGGGATCCCAAAACGGTGGACGCCATCGTGCGCGCCGCCGGCGGTGATGCCCGCGCCATCGCCGACGGTCGCGTCTTCGTGGGGCGCCGTCGCGCCACCCGCGGCGAGGAGCCCGTTCGCGTGGGCGACGAAGTGCGCATCGCTGCCCCGCGTGCTGCGCGCACCACGAGCAAGGGCGACGACGTGCGCCTGCTCCATCGCACGCGCGATTGGCTCGCGTTGGAAAAGCCCGCGGGCATTCCCACGATTCCCGATCACGGTGGCGCCGAGGGCTCGCTCCTCGCGCACGCCGCGCGTCTCGCGAAGATGGACCCCTCGGCGGTGCACCCGACGTCGCGCCTCGATCGCGAGGTGGGCGGCGTGGTCGTCTTTGCGCTGACCGCGCGAGCCCGCGACCAGGCCAAGCGCGCACGGGACGAGGGGCGGTACGAGCGGCGCTATGTCGCCATCGCTGCGCAGGCGCCCGATCCCGAGGAGGGCACGTGGACCTTTCCCATCGGGCGCGCGGCGGATCCGCGGCACCGCGCCGTGAATGGCAAAGACGCTACGCACGCCGAGACCGTTTATCGAACCGTGGCGCGCGCCGGAGCCTTCGCGCTGCTCGCCATTGCACCGCGCACCGGGCGCACCCATCAGATCCGCGTCCACGCGAGCCATGCCGGTGCCGCATTGCTTGGCGACCGCGTCTATGGGACCGGTTCGCGGCTAAGGTTGCCGTCCGGCCAGGTGCACGAAGTGTCGCAGGTTGCGCTATTTGCGGCGTGGGTTCGCCTCGACGGCGTACTCGACGTGCGCGTGGGCCCGAGCCCGGGGGAAAGAAAGCTCCGCGACCTGTGGACGACGCTTGGCGGCGACGCCGGTGCATGGGATATCGCTGTGTCGTGCGTTCTTGGTCGACCGTCGTCTTGA
- a CDS encoding phosphoenolpyruvate synthase, whose protein sequence is MSSPWLTSLEALTRKRGGDDARAIGGKASRLVWLAKHGFPVPDAWILGQQAFQSTLRELSPGCDPRSLLRAAGGRSGSTRAAEARQELLNAPLPKGLEEELAELWETIGPTAPWGLAVRSSATCEDGALVSMAGLAETRLAVHGKEALADAVREVWASIASGRALAYLAAHGVRDVSMGVVLQRMVQAEAAGVMFTRSPEPPTSGWLSRDQRIVNAAVGLGSPVVDGVSTPDMLRIDTHGRLMEAVIARKPRALVVVDGGMKEVSVAEPDKPALGPTRIEELADIASRLERLDAGPWDVEFACDAERTWLVQARPITGQGFPEGGNAFTVWSSVNVGEALPGVATPLTWSVAGDFSEAGFRRAFAALGCSVPRSARLVGNVYGRFYLNLTQFMRIAAQVPWLDPRTLVELAGGSAGEEVAHQVADVSRRGFYARFPMTASRLLREQLRLDADVNAFEEAATKAEKAHNALDLAILPDEGLARTIRDVQALLERTGTVMLTCASSALGTHLALKASLAQIGQSQKTKGNFGPLVAERLAQALTAGIRDLESARPAIGIMRVAELARREPAAFAAIDSESTVGLDAIPEGPTRRALANFLELYGDRAVREAELSTPRWREDVRQVLTMLRVAIRGQVREVESSLARARAHADAEMLKLMPRLGVLEQTLVRHLVARAQKAARLRERMRTWVTRVLGMLREVFLDADRRLLRLAPELAQDHAALVTSGSPIAGIHSVFFLTVDEIVRALEMSRRDLAPLVRARRAEFARDQGRPDPPSTFIGAPPPVVLPPSGGDLLRGVPASAGVVEGRARVILGADRMGELEPGEVLIVHTTDVGWTPLFLMAAGVVTELGGPLSHAAVVAREFGVPSVVSVAFATRIIRTGDRVRVDGDRGVVERLRESV, encoded by the coding sequence ATGTCGTCGCCCTGGCTCACGTCGCTCGAAGCGCTCACCCGCAAACGCGGTGGCGACGATGCGCGTGCCATCGGCGGCAAAGCCTCCCGCCTCGTCTGGCTCGCCAAGCACGGCTTCCCCGTGCCCGATGCGTGGATCCTCGGCCAACAGGCCTTTCAGTCCACCTTGCGCGAGCTTTCGCCCGGATGCGATCCGCGCTCGCTTTTGCGTGCAGCCGGCGGGCGAAGCGGCTCCACCCGCGCGGCCGAGGCGCGCCAGGAGCTGCTGAACGCGCCGCTCCCCAAGGGGCTCGAAGAGGAACTCGCCGAGCTCTGGGAAACCATCGGCCCGACGGCGCCGTGGGGGCTTGCCGTGCGCTCGAGTGCGACGTGCGAAGACGGGGCCCTCGTCTCGATGGCCGGCCTCGCCGAGACGCGGCTCGCGGTTCACGGGAAAGAAGCGCTCGCGGATGCGGTGCGCGAGGTCTGGGCGTCCATCGCCTCGGGCCGCGCCCTCGCGTACCTTGCGGCGCACGGCGTGCGCGACGTGTCCATGGGCGTCGTCCTGCAGCGCATGGTGCAGGCCGAGGCCGCGGGCGTGATGTTCACGCGCTCGCCCGAGCCGCCCACCAGCGGATGGCTCTCGCGCGATCAGCGCATCGTCAATGCGGCCGTCGGGTTGGGCTCGCCGGTGGTCGATGGCGTGAGCACGCCCGATATGCTTCGCATCGACACGCACGGACGCCTCATGGAGGCGGTCATCGCGCGCAAACCGCGCGCCCTCGTCGTGGTCGATGGCGGCATGAAGGAGGTGAGCGTCGCCGAGCCGGACAAACCGGCGCTCGGCCCCACGCGCATCGAGGAGCTTGCGGACATCGCCTCGCGGCTCGAGCGGCTCGACGCAGGACCGTGGGACGTCGAGTTTGCGTGCGACGCCGAGCGCACCTGGCTCGTGCAAGCGCGGCCCATCACCGGTCAAGGCTTTCCCGAGGGCGGCAACGCCTTCACCGTGTGGAGCAGCGTGAACGTGGGCGAAGCCCTGCCGGGTGTGGCCACGCCGCTCACGTGGTCCGTTGCGGGCGACTTCAGCGAGGCGGGCTTTCGCCGCGCCTTCGCTGCCCTTGGCTGCAGCGTGCCGCGCAGCGCGCGCCTCGTCGGCAACGTGTACGGGCGCTTCTATCTGAACCTGACGCAGTTCATGCGCATCGCCGCGCAAGTGCCGTGGCTCGACCCGCGCACCTTGGTGGAGCTCGCGGGCGGCTCGGCGGGCGAAGAGGTGGCGCATCAAGTCGCCGACGTCTCGCGGCGCGGCTTCTACGCGCGCTTTCCCATGACGGCCTCGCGCCTTTTGCGCGAGCAACTGCGCCTCGATGCCGACGTGAACGCCTTCGAGGAGGCCGCCACGAAGGCCGAAAAAGCCCACAACGCGCTGGATTTGGCCATCTTGCCCGACGAAGGGCTCGCGCGAACCATCCGCGACGTGCAGGCGCTGCTCGAGCGCACGGGCACCGTGATGCTCACCTGCGCCTCGAGCGCGCTCGGCACGCACCTCGCGCTGAAGGCGAGCTTGGCGCAGATTGGCCAGAGCCAAAAGACGAAGGGCAACTTTGGTCCCCTGGTCGCCGAGCGCCTCGCGCAAGCGCTGACGGCGGGCATTCGCGATCTCGAGAGCGCGCGCCCGGCCATCGGGATCATGCGCGTGGCCGAGCTGGCGCGGCGCGAACCGGCGGCGTTCGCGGCGATCGACTCCGAGTCCACGGTGGGGCTCGACGCCATCCCGGAAGGGCCCACCCGCCGTGCGCTCGCGAATTTTCTCGAGTTGTACGGCGATCGCGCGGTGCGCGAGGCGGAGCTCTCGACGCCGCGCTGGCGCGAGGACGTGCGCCAGGTGCTGACGATGCTGCGCGTGGCCATCCGCGGCCAAGTGCGCGAGGTCGAGTCGTCGCTGGCGCGTGCGCGCGCCCACGCCGATGCGGAGATGCTCAAGTTGATGCCGCGCCTCGGTGTGCTCGAGCAAACCTTGGTACGGCACCTGGTGGCGCGGGCCCAAAAGGCGGCGCGGCTGCGCGAGCGGATGCGCACGTGGGTCACGCGTGTGCTGGGCATGCTGCGCGAAGTCTTCCTCGATGCCGATCGCCGGCTTTTGCGCCTGGCCCCCGAGCTCGCACAAGATCACGCCGCACTCGTGACGTCGGGCTCTCCGATCGCGGGCATCCACAGCGTGTTCTTTCTCACGGTGGACGAAATCGTTCGTGCCCTGGAAATGTCGCGCCGCGATTTGGCGCCGCTGGTGCGGGCGCGCCGGGCGGAGTTCGCGCGGGATCAGGGACGGCCCGATCCGCCCTCGACGTTCATCGGTGCGCCGCCGCCGGTGGTGCTGCCGCCGTCGGGCGGCGATCTGCTTCGCGGCGTGCCCGCGAGCGCCGGCGTCGTCGAAGGGCGCGCCCGCGTGATTCTCGGCGCGGATCGCATGGGTGAGCTCGAGCCGGGCGAAGTGCTCATCGTGCACACGACGGACGTGGGCTGGACGCCCCTCTTCCTCATGGCCGCGGGCGTGGTGACGGAGCTAGGCGGACCGCTCTCGCATGCGGCCGTGGTGGCGCGCGAATTCGGTGTGCCGAGCGTGGTGAGCGTGGCCTTCGCGACGCGGATCATCCGCACGGGAGATCGCGTGCGTGTGGACGGCGACCGGGGCGTGGTGGAGCGTTTGCGGGAGTCAGTATGA
- a CDS encoding esterase: protein MISRRSALLSVLATSLAGAGAACRRDAASRQSAKGAEEKPVVEAAPPAISAAETDASVDALAEAPRGAVTLLEWTLPSPIERAVVVVPRARAPEQRFPVVIALHGRGEALKGPALGAMGWPRDYALERAFGRLSAPPLVEDDFEGLVVPAHLAELNRALAEHPFGRLIIACPYVPDLNLSSAEDVDAYARALTTELLPRVRAETPALTSPEATGIDGVSLGGIVALRAGLGQPAVFGAVGALQPAIHNTGVAAAELAELAKSARARRPDLKLRLTTSERDSFRRAVTRTSETWRAAGIGHDFAVLPGPHDYVFNRGPGAIELLFWHDQVLAR, encoded by the coding sequence ATGATCTCACGGCGCAGCGCCTTGCTCTCGGTCTTGGCAACTTCGCTGGCGGGGGCGGGGGCGGCGTGCCGTCGGGATGCAGCATCCCGTCAAAGTGCAAAGGGTGCTGAGGAGAAGCCCGTTGTCGAGGCCGCGCCTCCCGCCATTTCCGCGGCGGAAACGGACGCGTCGGTCGATGCACTGGCCGAGGCACCGCGCGGAGCGGTCACGCTTCTCGAATGGACATTGCCGAGCCCCATCGAACGGGCCGTGGTGGTCGTTCCCCGCGCACGAGCGCCGGAGCAACGATTTCCGGTGGTCATCGCCCTTCATGGGCGGGGCGAAGCGCTGAAAGGACCCGCGCTCGGCGCCATGGGCTGGCCGCGGGATTATGCGCTCGAACGCGCATTCGGGCGGCTGTCGGCGCCGCCCCTGGTGGAAGACGATTTCGAAGGGCTCGTCGTCCCGGCCCATTTGGCCGAGTTGAACCGCGCCTTGGCGGAGCACCCTTTTGGGCGCCTCATCATTGCCTGTCCGTATGTGCCGGACCTCAATCTGTCCAGCGCGGAGGACGTGGACGCGTACGCTCGCGCGCTGACCACGGAGCTTCTGCCGCGGGTGCGCGCGGAGACGCCCGCCCTCACCTCGCCGGAGGCCACCGGCATCGACGGCGTGTCGCTGGGCGGCATCGTGGCGCTTCGTGCAGGGCTGGGGCAGCCGGCGGTGTTCGGGGCGGTGGGTGCGTTGCAGCCCGCCATCCACAACACCGGCGTGGCCGCCGCCGAGCTGGCGGAGCTGGCGAAAAGTGCGCGGGCCCGGCGCCCGGACCTAAAATTGCGCCTGACCACGAGCGAACGGGACAGTTTTCGCCGGGCCGTCACCCGTACGAGCGAAACGTGGCGTGCGGCCGGTATCGGCCATGACTTCGCGGTGCTGCCCGGGCCGCACGATTACGTCTTCAACCGCGGGCCGGGCGCGATCGAGTTGCTCTTCTGGCACGATCAGGTGCTCGCGAGATGA